A single genomic interval of Aedes aegypti strain LVP_AGWG chromosome 1, AaegL5.0 Primary Assembly, whole genome shotgun sequence harbors:
- the LOC110674103 gene encoding uncharacterized protein LOC110674103, translated as MRLCFLILLIPHILCNNIEIHNVSNDPVVIVKIGEARIIEGYQKFVHAINITDIEQSISQIESHISTVNISHPELITLLKRKTDDLRNNIKQLKPRRKQKRWDALGRAWKWMSGSPDADDLRIITKGINEMVDNSNKQIKINDQVFDSLGNLTEITNKLINITEQNSKLSSEETQVLHLILNLDIINQEIASIQEAIIFAKLGTVNYKLLTTDEITQIDELLSNQGMHLDLLKEAINFAKVTIGTNNELLLYVVNIPKFYHPVYEVLKIEAILKNSQRIHLKGNIYLRNKNELLLQKTPCERLGNWSLCYQSDVEDISDDNCVSKLARGTESKCTYEHNPKHPSVTKISETTALLNDINTNLQTTCGISNRNLTGSFMIMYQNCSITIGEHTLTNNVIKTVNQRIFIPSTGLKVKEGGLERKFDIHTLHQVQHQHLNQLQHLKSATAANSWSLIGGFSFSTSIIIFIIIFVMFKFRSQGTFIQIDRSNTSPIEAPTATKDVQYYQPASTIPAGLTV; from the coding sequence AATCCCACACATACTTTGTAACAACATCGAAATTCACAACGTTAGCAACGATCCAGTAGTCATAGTGAAGATAGGAGAAGCAAGAATCATAGAAGGATACCAGAAATTCGTACATGCCATCAACATAACGGACATAGAACAGTCAATATCGCAGATAGAAAGTCACATATCCACAGTAAACATCAGCCATCCAGAACTAATCACACTACTGAAACGAAAGACAGACGACCTAagaaataatataaaacaaCTCAAACCAAGACGAAAACAAAAACGTTGGGACGCGCTAGGACGAGCATGGAAATGGATGTCTGGTTCACCTGACGCTGACGACCTTAGAATAATTACAAAAGGCATAAACGAAATGGTCGACAATAGTAACAAACAAATCAAAATTAACGACCAAGTTTTTGATAGTTTAGGAAACCTCACAGAAATAACTAATAAACTCATCAACATTACAGAACAAAATTCCAAGCTTTCTTCAGAAGAAACTCAGGTATtacatttgattttaaatttagaCATCATCAATCAGGAGATAGCAAGCATACAGGAAGCCataatatttgcaaaattaggGACAGTCAATTACAAGCTTCTAACCACGGACGAAATCACCCAAATTGACGAATTGCTAAGCAACCAAGGCATGCACCTGGACCTCTTAAAAGAAGCCATCAACTTTGCGAAGGTGACCATCGGCACAAACAACGAGTTATTGCTCTACGTGGTAAACATCCCCAAGTTTTATCATCCGGTCTACGAAGTACTGAAAATCGAAGCCATCTTAAAAAATTCTCAACGCATCCATTTGAAAGGAAATATTTATTTACGAAACAAGAACGAATTGTTACTACAGAAAACACCTTGTGAACGACTTGGAAATTGGAGTCTATGCTATCAATCAGACGTAGAAGACATTTCGGACGACAACTGCGTTTCCAAACTAGCAAGGGGAACGGAAAGCAAATGCACATACGAACATAATCCCAAGCACCCTTCCGTAACCAAAATCAGCGAAACTACCGCACTTCTCAACGACATTAATACCAATCTTCAAACAACATGTGGAATCTCCAATAGGAACCTAACCGGATCATTTATGATCATGTATCAAAATTGTTCTATAACCATTGGAGAACACACTTTAACCAACAACGTCATCAAAACAGTTAACCAAAGAATCTTCATCCCATCAACAGGATTAAAAGTAAAGGAAGGAGGACTCGAACGTAAATTCGACATCCACACACTTCATCAAGTACAACACCAGCATTTGAACCAATTGCAACATCTTAAATCCGCAACGGCAGCTAATTCCTGGTCTCTCATAGGAGGATTTTCATTCTCGACATCGATcatcatttttatcataattttcgTTATGTTCAAATTTCGTTCTCAAGGCACCTTCATTCAAATTGACCGATCCAACACTTCACCCATCGAGGCACCCACGGCTACCAAAGACGTCCAGTACTATCAACCAGCTTCAACCATTCCGGCAGGGCTAACCGTCTAA